From Chionomys nivalis chromosome 21, mChiNiv1.1, whole genome shotgun sequence, a single genomic window includes:
- the Chst4 gene encoding carbohydrate sulfotransferase 4: MILPKKGKLLLFLGSQMIIAALFFHTFRQTGFVQNEEESRRPVHVLVLSSWRSGSSFVGQVFGQHPDVFYLMEPAWHVWMSFTSSTAWKLHMAARDLLRSVFLCDMSVFDAYMKPGPRKQSSLFQWEQSRALCSSPVCDFFSSDQISSPEPCKRLCSQKPFDMVEKACGSHSHVVLKEVRFFNLQALYPLLTDPSLNLHIVHLIRDPRAVFRSREHTRGDLMIDSRIVLGEHLKTIKEEDYPYYTMQIICKSHVDIIKAIQALPEALQQRFLLLRYEDLVRAPLNQTSRLYKFVGLKFLPHLQTWVHNVTRGKSMNQPSFATNARNALNISQAWRWSLPYEKVSRLQDVCSEAMDLLGYLPAKSKQEQGNLLLDLLSSPHTLGQL, translated from the coding sequence ATGATACTGCCTAAGAAAGGGAAGCTGCTGCTGTTCCTGGGTTCCCAGATGATAATTGCCGCGCTCTTCTTCCATACGTTCAGACAAACGGGCTTTGTCCAGAACGAAGAAGAGTCCAGGAGGCCCGTGCATGTGCTGGTCCTGTCTTCCTGGCGGTCAGGATCCTCTTTTGTGGGGCAGGTTTTTGGGCAACACCCGGATGTCTTCTACCTGATGGAGCCCGCTTGGCACGTGTGGATGAGTTTCACCAGCAGCACGGCCTGGAAGCTGCACATGGCTGCGCGGGACCTTCTGCGTTCGGTCTTCCTGTGTGACATGAGCGTCTTTGATGCCTACATGAAGCCAGGCCCCCGAAAACAGTCCAGCCTCTTCCAATGGGAGCAAAGCCGGGCCCTGTGCTCGTCACCTGTCTGTGACTTCTTCTCTAGTGACCAGATCAGCTCGCCTGAACCTTGTAAGCGCCTCTGTTCCCAAAAGCCCTTTGATATGGTGGAGAAGGCCTGCGGCTCTCACAGTCACGTGGTACTCAAGGAGGTGCGCTTCTTCAACCTGCAGGCCCTTTACCCACTTCTCACAGACCCTTCCCTCAACCTGCACATCGTACACCTGATCCGAGACCCCCGAGCTGTGTTCCGATCTCGGGAACACACCAGAGGGGACCTCATGATTGATAGTCGCATTGTGCTGGGGGAACATTTGAAAACGATCAAGGAGGAAGATTACCCCTATTATACCATGCAGATCATCTGCAAAAGCCACGTGGACATAATCAAGGCCATCCAAGCCCTGCCTGAGGCTCTACAGCAGCGCTTCCTGCTCCTGAGGTACGAGGACCTGGTTCGGGCACCGCTGAATCAGACCTCCAGGCTATACAAATTTGTGGGGTTGAAATTCTTGCCCCATCTCCAAACCTGGGTTCACAACGTCACCCGTGGCAAAAGTATGAATCAGCCTTCCTTTGCCACTAATGCCAGGAATGCCCTGAACATCTCCCAGGCATGGCGTTGGTCCTTGCCTTATGAAAAGGTTTCTCGGCTTCAAGATGTCTGTAGTGAGGCTATGGATTTGCTGGGCTACCTCCCAGCCAAATCCAAACAAGAGCAAGGGAACCTGTTACTGGATCTTTTGTCTTCTCCGCATACCTTGGGGCAACTCTAG